From a region of the Danio aesculapii chromosome 4, fDanAes4.1, whole genome shotgun sequence genome:
- the psmc2 gene encoding LOW QUALITY PROTEIN: 26S proteasome regulatory subunit 7 (The sequence of the model RefSeq protein was modified relative to this genomic sequence to represent the inferred CDS: inserted 2 bases in 2 codons) produces the protein MPDYLGTEQRKVKEEEKEDKPIRALDEGDIALLKTYGQSTYSRQIKQVEDDIQQLLKKINELTGIKESDTGLAPPALWDLAADKQTLQSEQPLQVARCTKIINADSEDPKYIINVKQFAKFVVDLSDQVAPTDIEEGMRVGVDRNKYQIHIPLPPKIDPTVTMMQVEEKPDVTYSDVGGCKEQIEKLREVVETPLLHPERFVNLGIEPPKGVLLFGPPGTGKTLCARAVANRXDACFIRVIGSELXQKYVGEGARMVRELFEMARTKKACLIFFDEIDAIGGARFDDGAGGDNEVQRTMLELINQLDGFDPRGNIKVLMATNRPDTLDPALMRPGRLDRKIEFSLPDLEGRTHIFKIHARSMSVERDIRFELLARLCPNSTGAEIRSVCTEAGMFAIRARRKIATEKDFLEAVNKVIKSYAKFSATPRYMTYN, from the exons ATGCCTGATTATTTAGGAACCGAACAACGCAAAGTAAAAGAAGAGGAGAAAGAGGACAAACCAATTCGAG CTTTGGATGAAGGAGATATTGCACTCCTAAAAACCTAT GGCCAAAGCACATATTCCAGACAGATCAAACAAGTGGAAGATGATATTCAGCAGCTTCTGAAGAAAATAAATGAGCTGACAG GTATTAAAGAGTCTGATACAGGTCTGGCTCCTCCAGCACTATGGGATCTGGCAGCAGACAAGCAGACTCTACAGAGTGAACAGCCTTTGCAGGTGGCCAG ATGCACCAAGATCATCAACGCCGACTCTGAGGATCCGAAGTATATCATTAATGTGAAACAATTTGCCAAGTTTGTGGTGGACCTGAGCGATCAGGTTGCTCCGACTGACATTGAAGAAGGAATGAGGGTTGG TGTTGACAGGAATAAATATCAGATCCATATTCCTCTGCCACCCAAAATCGATCCTACGGTCACTATGATGCAG GTAGAGGAGAAGCCTGATGTGACCTACAGCGATGTTGGAGGCTGCAAAGAGCAGATCGAGAAGCTCAGAGAAGTGGTCGAGACTCCTCTGCTCCAT CCTGAGCGCTTTGTCAACCTGGGTATTGAGCCTCCAAAGGGTGTGTTGTTGTTCGGGCCTCCTGGTACAGGGAAAACCCTGTGTGCCCGAGCTGTGGCTAACC ACGACGCCTGCTTCATCAGAGTCATCGGGTCTGAAC GTCAGAAGTATGTTGGAGAG GGTGCCAGGATGGTTCGTGAACTCTTTGAGATGGCGAGGACCAAGAAAGCCTGTCTGATCTTCTTTGATGAAATTGATGCTATTGGAG GTGCCCGTTTTGATGATGGCGCTGGAGGTGATAATGAAGTGCAGAGAACGATGCTGGAGCTGATCAACCAGCTGGACGGATTCGACCCCAGAGGGAACATTAAAGTCCTGATGGCCACCAACAGACCAGACACCCTAGATCCTGCTCTGATGAGACCCGGCCGTCTGGACAGAAAGATCGAGTTCAGCCTGCCTGACTTGGAA GGACGTACTCACATCTTCAAGATTCATGCCCGCTCTATGAGTGTGGAGAGAGATATCCGCTTTGAGCTTCTTGCACGACTCTGTCCTAACAGCACAG GTGCTGAGATTCGCAGCGTGTGCACAGAGGCTGGAATGTTTGCCATTAGAGCTCGTAGAAAAATCGCCACTGAGAAAGACTTCCTGGAGGCCGTGAACAAGGTCATCAAGTCTTACGCCAAGTTCAGCGCCACCCCTCGCTACATGACTTACAACTAA
- the slc26a5 gene encoding LOW QUALITY PROTEIN: prestin (The sequence of the model RefSeq protein was modified relative to this genomic sequence to represent the inferred CDS: inserted 3 bases in 3 codons; deleted 1 base in 1 codon; substituted 2 bases at 2 genomic stop codons) — MEHVTVSEEPSATLMSHVXRPIFNEAIIDSELLHKKKKTPKPYKLRVAEHLCCSSEKVKSVVFGFLPILTWLPSYPLKEYLFGDIVSGISTGVMQLPQGEILHRRIVLAXAMLAAVPPVFGLYSSFYPVLLYTFFGTSKHISIGTFAVISLMIGGVAVREAPDSMFMVNGTNASLIVNIEARDSRRVEVVVALTTLVGIIQFVLGLLRFGFLAIYLTEPLVRGFTTAAAVHVSVSQLKYLLGVKTARFNGPLSVVYSLDAVLRNIADTNIVTLIIGLGCTVFLYIIKQLNERFKKKLLIPIPGEIIVVIVSTGISYGMVMSENYGVDVVGKIPTGLLPPKVPDFSVFPNLFADAVPIAVVGFSITISLAKTFALKYGYSVDGNQELIALGLCNFVSSFFHTFVVTASMSRSLVQESTGGHTEIAGLLASLLVLLVVVAIGFVFQPLPTTVLAAIIMVISWGCLANKGYSSLWRKARLNCWDTIVGFAVNCRHVFFRNLAGVVFASVLLGLDYGLVVAMSFAILTVIYRTQRPKNVVLGQIPDTGLYFDVDEYEEVRQCSGIKIFQSNSSIYFXNSELYVKALKQRTGIDPEKTAXCQEITDKYAKRDAEDKKTTNQGSLLKKNAVVLLDMELGVTHEVLNGPQKPKHVHTNGQMTENHIESXSEDEFFLQRLTPIHSIILDFTPVNFIDSVGAKTIKSVIKEYATVDVKVVLAGCSRTLLSELRTLQFFSEPVTPDLIFPTIHDAVLQCKRWRDLPVHPNIH; from the exons ATGGAGCACGTAACTGTCAGCGAGGAGCCGTCCGCCACACTAATGTCCCATG GACGACCCATATTCAACGAAGCCATTATTGACTCAGAGCTTCTgcacaagaagaagaagacaCCCAAACCCTATAAACTGAGAGTAGCAGAGCATCTCTG CTGTTCGTCTGAGAAAGTCAAGTCTGTTGTATTTGGTTTTCTACCCATTTTAACATGGCTGCCATCATATCCACTAAAGGAATATCTTTTTGGGGACATCGTCTCTGGAATCAGCACAGGTGTAATGCAGCTACCTCAAGGTGAGATATTACACAGAAGAATagt TCTTGCTTAGGCAATGCTGGCTGCTGTCCCTCCAGTATTTGGCTTATATTCATCATTTTATCCCGTCCTATTATACACATTCTTCGGTACCTCCAAACATATATCAATAG GCACATTTGCTGTAATCAGTCTGATGATTGGTGGGGTTGCAGTAAGAGAGGCCCCAGACTCCATGTTTATGGTCAATGGGACCAATGCTTCACTGATTGTGAATATTGAGGCCCGCGATTCCAGAAGAGTGGAGGTGGTTGTAGCTCTGACAACTCTAGTAGGAATCATCCAG TTTGTTCTGGGTCTGCTGAGGTTTGGTTTCCTGGCGATTTATCTGACTGAGCCGCTGGTGCGAGGTTTCACCACTGCCGCGGCTGTGCACGTCTCAGTGTCGCAACTCAAATACCTGCTGGGAGTGAAGACTGCACGCTTCAATGGGCCtctttctgtagtgtat AGTCTCGATGCTGTTCTCAGGAACATTGCAGACACTAATATTGTCACTCTAATTATTGGGCTGGGGTGTACTGTGTTCCTGTACATCATCAAACAGCTCAACGAACGCTTCAAGAAGAAGCTACTTATCCCCATCCCTGGAGAAATCATAGTG GTAATTGTGTCCACTGGAATCTCATATGGGATGGTTATGTCTGAAAACTATGGTGTGGACGTTGTGGGTAAAATTCCTACCGG GTTGCTGCCACCCAAGGTTCCAGACTTCTCAGTCTTTCCTAACCTCTTTGCAGACGCCGTCCCTATAGCTGTTGTTGGCTTTTCCATTACAATATCATTAGCCAAAACCTTCGCCCTAAAGTATGGCTACAGTGTGGATGGAAATCAG GAGCTCATCGCACTGGGACTTTGTAACTTTGTCAGTTCGTTCTTCCACACGTTTGTCGTCACCGCCTCAATGTCTCGCAGTCTGGTACAGGAGAGCACTGGAGGACATACTGAA attGCAGGACTCTTGGCGTCCCTACTTGTGCTACTGGTGGTGGTGGCCATTGGATTTGTCTTTCAGCCATTGCCCACG ACGGTGTTGGCTGCTATCATCATGGTTATCTCCTGGGGATGTTTAGCAAACAAGGGATATTCCAGTTTATGGAGAAAAGCAAGATTGAACTG TTGGGACACGATTGTTGGTTTTGCTGTTAATTGCCGACATGTTTTCTTCAGGAATTTGGCTGGTGTCGTTTTTGCATCAGTTCTCCTGGGACTTGATTAT GGTTTGGTAGTTGCCATGTCTTTTGCCATACTCACCGTGATTTACAGGACACAACG cCCCAAGAATGTTGTTCTTGGACAAATCCCAGATACAGGATTGTACTTTGATGTGGATGAATATGAAGAGGTAAGac AATGCTCAGGGATTAAGATTTTTCAGTCCAATTCCTCCATCTACT GCAATAGTGAGCTGTATGTGAAGGCCCTCAAGCAAAGG ACTGGAATTGACCCGGAAAAAACTGCTTGATGCCAAGAAATTACAGATAAATATGCCAAAAGAGACGCAGAGGATAAAAAGACTACAAACCAAGGCTCTTTGCTGAAGAAAAATGCAGTCGTCTTATtg GACATGGAGCTGGGCGTCACTCATGAAGTCCTGAACGGGCCACAAAAACCAAAGCACGTACACACCAATGGCCAGATGACCGAGAACCACATCGAAT GATCTGAGGATGAATTCTTTCTGCAGCGTCTCACCCCCATTCACTCCATCATCCTGGACTTTACTCCTGTTAACTTTATTGACTCTGTAGGAGCCAAAACCATTAAATCA GTGATCAAAGAGTATGCAACAGTTGACGTGAAGGTTGTACTTGCTGGGTGTAGCA GGACCCTTCTGTCTGAACTCAGGACGCTCCAGTTCTTCAGTGAGCCTGTAACCCCTGACCTCATTTTCCCCACCATTCATGACGCAGTACTGCAGTGTAAACGTTGGAGGGATCTTCCCGTCCACCCAAACATCCActga